The genomic interval GACGAACTTCAAGGCGTCCTGGCCCATATCCGTTGAGATTCGGGCGTGTAGCGGGCGATCGGAAAAGACTACCCGAAGGTTGAACCGACTTGGAAGCGACCCTATACTCGCCGCGCATTTTGATAGCGGTAGGCTCGTTGAACGCTCCGCCATGGCGACGGGGATCGTGTGAATATACGTAATCGAACACCTTTCCATCGCCTTCCCGTGTTTCGTGTATTGGTCGTGCAGGCCCTGACCGGACTTGCCACGGCCTTTGCGTGCGGTGTGTTTTTTGGGTTGGTCGCAGGGTATTCGGCCCTGCTGGGGGGCCTGATCGCCTGGCTGGCCAACCTGTATTTCGCCCACAAGGCCTTTCGCTACTTCGGCGCGCGTTCGGCCAGAGCCGTGGTCCAGTCCCTCTGGGCCGGTGAGATGGGAAAACTAATTCTGACAGCGGCGCTCTTCGCGCTGGTGTTTGTGGGGGTGCAGCCTCTCGAGCCGCTGGCGCTGTTCGGCGGCTACCTGCTGGTGCTCGGCGTCGGAGCGAGCGCACTCCTGCTGATGAGAAACAAACCGAAGCATTGAGCATTTGAGGCGTTTATGGCGAACACTCCAGTCGAATATATACAGCACCACCTACAGAATCTGGTCTTCGGGGCGCATCCGGAAAAGGGCTGGATCATCGCGAGTACGGCAGAAGAGGCGGGACAGATGGGCTTCTGGTCCATCCACCTGGATACCCTCGGTTGGTCGATCGCCATGGGCGTGCTGTTCCTGTGGCTGTTCCGCAAGGCCGCCCTCACTGCTACCACCAAGGTGCCGGGCCCCCTGCAGAACATCGCCGAGATGTGCATCGAGTTCGTCGAGGGCATGGTTCGCGACACCTTCCATGGCCGCAACCCGCTGATCGCTCCCCTGGCCCTGACCATCTTCGTCTGGGTGTTCCTGATGAACAGCCTGAAGTGGATTCCGGTCGACTTCATCCCCGGACTGGCCCATCTGCTGGGTGCGCCCTACTTCAAGATCGTGCCGACCGCCGATCCGAATGGCACCTTCGGTATCTCGATCGGCGTGTTCCTCCTGATCATCTACTACAGCATCAAGGTTAAGGGTGTGGGGGGATTCGCCAAAGAACTCTCGCTGACCCCGTTCAATCATTGGGCGTTGATTCCGTTCAACCTGTTCCTTGAAATCCTGGGTCTGCTGACCAAGCCGCTGACCCTGGCTCTGCGTCTGTTCGGCAACATGTATGCCGGTGAAGTGGTGTTCATCCTCATCGCCTTGCTGCCGTTCTGGGCCCAGTGGACCCTGAATCTGCCTTGGGCAATCTTCCATATCCTGGTGATTCCGCTTCAGGCATTCATCTTCATGGTGCTGACCATCGTGTACCTGAGCGCTGCCCATGAAGACCACCATTGACCGGCAATAACGCTTCCCCTAAACCAACCTACCCTTAGCTTCAGGAGCTTTACATGGAACTTGTCATCATCGCCGCCTCCATCATGATCGGTCTGGGTGCACTGAGCACCGGTATCGGCTTCGCCCTGCTGGGTGGCAAGCTGCTGGAATCCACCGCTCGTCAGCCCGAGCTGGCTCCCCAGCTGCAAACCAAGACCTTCCTGATGGCGGGTCTGCTCGACGCCGTTCCGATGATCGGCGTTGGTATCGCGATGTACCTCATCTTCGTTGTCGCTCCCTCTGCTGCTTAAGCATTTCCCGGTTTAAGAAGGGGTTCGCCCAGCGAGCCCCCTCGTCCCGGAAATGGCAAGCACGCCGAACGAGATAGCACGAGGTAAATCGCTGTGAACATAAATTTGACGCTATTTGGTCAAACGATCGCCTTCGCTATTTTCGTCTGGTTCTGCATGAAGTACGTTTGGCCGCCACTCACCCAGGCCATGCAGGAACGCCAGAAGAAAATCGCCGAAGGCTTGGATGCTGCAGGCCGTGCCCAGCAGGATCTGAAGCTGGCCCAGGAAAAGGTTTCCAACACCCTGCGTGAATCCCGCGAGCAGGCTACCCAGATCATCGAGCAGGCGAACAAGCAAGCCAATGCGATCATCGAAGACGCCAAGCAGCAGGCACATGCCGAGGGCGAGCGACTGATTGCCGGGGCCAAGGCCGAGATCGAGCAGGAAGTGAACCGTGCCAGGGAAGAACTGCGCACTCAGGTGGCAGCTCTGGCCATCCTGGGCGCGGAGAAGATCCTGGAGTCCAAAGTGGACACCAAGGCACACAACAAGCTGGTCGAAAAACTGGCCTCCCAACTCTAAGCGAGGCAAGCGATGATCAATAACCAGACGCTTGCTCGGCCTTACGCAAAAGCCGCTTTCGAGTATGCCAGCGCGGCCAATAGCAGCGACGCTTGGTCGGGCATGTTGGGCCTGGCCGCCGCTGTCGTTGAAGCCCCCGAAGTCGCCGAACTGCTGCGCAACCCGCGCCTGACCCGCGAAAGCAAGGTCGAGGCCGTGCTGCGTCTGTTCGCCGCCGACGTCGATGAGGCGTTCCGCAACTTCATCGCCAACATGGGCGAGCACGATCGCCTGTTCGTGTTGCCGACTGTGCGCGAACTGTTCGAGACATACAAGGCAGAAGCCGAGAAGACGCTCGACGTCGAACTCGAAACGGCCTACGAGCTTTCCGCTGAGCAACTCGAAACCTTGGCTGCCGCCCTGTCGAAGCGGCTAGATCGTTCCGTCAACCCCAGGCAGGTAGTGAATCCTGCTCTGATCGGTGGCCTGGTCATCCGCGCCGGCGACCTGGTTGTCGACGGTTCGGTCCGCGGCAAACTGAGCCAGTTGGCCGAATCGTTGAAATCCTGATTTGAGGGTCATGGCATGCAGCAACTGAATCCTGCTGAGATTAGTGAAATCATCAAGCAGCGCATCGCGAACACCGATGTGACTGCTCAAGCCCGCAACGAGGGCACCGTCGTCAGCGTATCTGACGGTATCGTTCGCATCTACGGTCTGGCCGACGTCATGTACGGCGAGATGATCGAGTTCCCCGGCGGCATCTATGGCATGGCGCTGAACCTGGAGCAAGATTCCGTCGGTGCCGTGGTTCTGGGTAGCTACCTGGGCCTGACCGAAGGCATGAGCGCCAAGTGCACCGGCCGTATCCTGGAAGTCCCGGTCGGTCCGGAACTGCTGGGCCGCGTGGTCGACGCCCTGGGCAACCCGATCGACGGCAAGGGCCCGATCGGCGCCAAGCTCACCGATGCGGTCGAGAAAGTGGCGCCGGGCGTGATCTGGCGTAAGTCGGTCGACCAGCCGGTGCAGACCGGCTACAAGTCGGTCGATGCCATGATCCCGGTCGGCCGGGGCCAGCGCGAGCTGATCATCGGCGACCGCCAGATCGGCAAGACCGCGATGGCCATCGACGCCATCATCAACCAGAAGAACAGCGGCATCCGCTGCGTGTACGTAGCCATCGGTCAGAAGCAGTCGACCATCGCCAACGTGGTGCGCAAGCTGGAAGAGCACGGCGCTCTGGCCAACACCATTGTGGTGGCAGCGTCCGCTTCCGAATCCGCTGCCCTGCAGTACCTGGCTCCCTACGCTGGCTGCACCATGGGCGAGTACTTCCGTGATCGCGGCGAAGACGCGCTGATCGTCTACGATGACCTGTCCAAGCAGGCCGTCGCCTATCGCCAGATCTCCCTGCTGCTGCGCCGTCCGCCGGGCCGCGAAGCCTATCCGGGCGACGTGTTCTATCTCCACAGCCGTCTGCTGGAGCGCGCTTCCCGCGTCTCCGAAGAGTACGTGGAGCAGTTCACCAAGGGCGAAGTGAAGGGCCAGACCGGTTCGCTGACTGCGCTGCCGATCATCGAAACCCAGGCCGGCGACGTGTCCGCCTTCGTTCCGACCAACGTGATCTCCATCACCGACGGTCAGATCTTCCTGGAATCCTCCATGTTCAACTCGGGCATCCGTCCGGCGGTCAACGCCGGTATTTCGGTATCCCGCGTCGGTGGTGCGGCCCAGACCAAGATCATCAAGAAGCTGTCCGGCGGTATCCGTACCGCTCTGGCCCAGTACCGTGAACTGGCGGCCTTCGCCCAGTTCGCCTCGGACCTCGACGAAGCTACCCGCAAGCAGCTCGAGCACGGTCAGCGTGTGACCGAGCTGATGAAGCAGAAGCAGTATGCGCCGATGTCCATCGCCGAAATGTCGCTGTCCCTGTATGCCGCCGAGCGCGGTTTCCTGCAGGACGTCGCAGTGGCCAAAATTGGCGCCTTCGAGCAGGCGTTGATCGGTTACTTCCAGCGTGAGAATGCAGATCTGCTGGCGAAGATCAACGAGAAGGGTGATTTCAACGACGAAATCGACGCAGGCCTCAAGGCTGGCATCGAGAAGTTCAAGGCCACCCAGTCCTGGTAAGCCGCAGCGGGAGCCGCAAGGCTCCCGCCTGCTAACCCGAAAGGTGTCAAATGGCAGGCGCAAAAGAGATTCGCAGCAAGATTGCGAGCATCAAGAGCACGCAGAAGATCACCAGCGCCATGGAAAAGGTGGCGGTCAGCAAGATGCGCAAGGCCCAGATGCGCATGGCTGCCAGCCGTCCCTATGCGGAGCGGATCCGTCAGGTCATCGGCCATCTGGCCAAGGCCAACCCGGAGTACAAGCATCCGTTCATGGTCGAGCGCCCGGTCAAGCGCGTCGGTTACATCCTCGTCTCCACCGACCGCGGTCTGTGCGGTGGCCTGAACATCAACCTGTTCAAGGCCCTGATCAAGAGCATGAAGGAGTGGCACGACAAGGGCGTCGAAGCCGACTTCTGCGTGATTGGCAACAAGGGTGCCAGTTTCTTCCGCAGCTACGGCGGCAATGTGGTCGCGGCGATCGGCAACCTGGGTGAAGAGCCCTCGATCAACAGTCTGATCGGCAGCATCAAGGTGATGCTGGACGCCTTCCACGAAGGCCGTGTGGACCGTCTGTACCTGGCGTCGAACAAGTTCATCAACACCATGACCCAGAAGCCCGTCGTCGAGCAGCTGCTGCCGCTGGCCGCAAGCGACGACGAAGGTGTCCAGAAGGGCACCTGGGACTATCTGTACGAGCCCAATGCCCAGCAACTGCTGGACGCCCTGCTGGTTCGCTACATGGAGTCGCAGGTCTATCAGGCCGTGGTGGAGAACGGCGCGGCCGAGCAGGCGGCGCGGATGATCGCGATGAAGAACGCGACCGACAACGCCGGCGAGCTGATCAGCGATCTGCAGCTGGTCTACAACAAGGCCCGTCAGGCGGCGATCACCCAGGAAATTTCGGAAATCGTCGGCGGCGCTGCCGCGGTTTAAGAACGGTTCATAAGGTTAGAGGAACCAAGTAATGAGTAGCGGACGTATCGTTCAAATCATCGGCGCCGTTATCGACGTGGAATTCCCGCGCGATCAGGTGCCGAACGTCTATGACGCGCTGAAAGTCGAAGGCGCGCAGACCACCCTGGAAGTCCAGCAGCAACTGGGCGACGGCATCGTTCGTTCGATCGCCATGGGTTCCACCGAAGGCCTCAAGCGCGGCCTGAACGTGAACAACACCGGTGCCGGCATCGCCGTGCCGGTCGGCACGGCCACTCTGGGCCGCATCATGGATGTGCTGGGCAACCCGATCGACGAAGCGGGTCCCATCGGCGAGGAAGAGCGCTGGACCATCCACCGCGCTGCTCCGTCCTATGCCGAGCAGGCTGGCGGCAACGACCTGCTGGAAACCGGCATCAAGGTAATCGACCTGGTATGCCCGTTCGCCAAGGGCGGTAAAGTGGGTCTGTTCGGCGGCGCCGGCGTGGGCAAGACCGTGAACATGATGGAGCTGATCCGCAACATCGCCATGGAGCACAGCGGTTACTCCGTGTTCGCCGGCGTGGGTGAGCGTACTCGTGAAGGTAACGACTTCTATCACGAGATGAAGGACTCCAACGTTCTGGACAAGGTGGCTCTGGTCTACGGCCAGATGAACGAGCCGCCGGGCAACCGTCTGCGCGTGGCCCTGACCGGCCTGACCATGGCCGAGAAGTTCCGTGACGAAGGCCGCGACGTTCTGCTGTTCGTCGACAACATCTACCGTTACACCCTGGCCGGTACCGAAGTGTCCGCGCTGCTGGGCCGTATGCCGTCCGCCGTGGGCTACCAGCCGACCCTGGCCGAGGAAATGGGCGTTCTGCAGGAGCGCATCACCTCTACCAAGACCGGCTCGATCACCTCCGTGCAGGCCGTGTACGTTCCCGCGGACGACCTGACCGACCCGAGCCCGGCGACCACCTTCGCCCACCTGGACGCCACCGTGGTACTGTCCCGCGACATCGCCTCCCTGGGTATCTACCCGGCAGTCGATCCGCTGGACTCCACCTCCCGCCAGCTGGATCCGCTGGTGATCGGCCAGGAGCACTACGACACCGCCCGCGGCGTCCAGTACGTGCTGCAGCGCTACAAGGAGCTGAAGGACATCATCGCGATCCTCGGCATGGACGAACTGTCCGAATCCGACAAGCAGCTGGTATCCCGCGCTCGTAAGATCCAGCGCTTCCTGTCCCAGCCGTTCTTCGTGGCCGAAGTCTTCACCGGCTCCCCGGGCAAGTACGTTCCGCTGAAGGAAACCATCCGCGGCTTCGCCGGCATCCTCAATGGCGACTACGACCACCTGCCGGAGCAGGCGTTCTACATGGTGGGCGGCATCGACGAAGCCATCGAGAAGGCCAAGAAACTGTAACCTGGCGCGCCCGCTAGCGGGCGCTCGACCAGGCGGTCGCCACCTCGGTGGCGCCGCCTGCTAACCGAGGCATGAATATGGCTATGTCAGTCCATTGCGACATCGTCAGCGCGGAAGAAGAGCTGTTCTCGGGTCTGGTGGAAATGGTCATCGCCCACGCCAATATGGGTGACGTCGGTATCCTCCCGGGCCACATGCCGCTGCTGACCGATCTCAAGCCCGGTCCGGTGCGGGTGATCAAGCAGGGTGGCGACGAGGAAATCTTCTACATCTCCGGCGGCTTCCTCGAAGTGCAGCCAAGCATGGTGAAGGTCCTCGCCGATACCGCGACCCGCGCCAAGGATCTGGACGAGGTCGCCGCCCAGGAAGCCGTCAAGGCTGCCCAGAAGGCCCTCAACGAGAAGGGTGCGGAGTTCGACTACGGTTCCGCCGCCGCCCGTCTGGCAGAGGCTGCCGCTCAGCTGCGCACCATCAACGAGCTGCGCAAGAAGTACGGTCGTCACTGACTTCGACGCAGCTTCGCTCGACGAAAAAAGGGTAGCCTTGGCTACCCTTTTTCTTTTCCGGCCCGTCGGGCCGGATGCGTCCTGGCCCTATCTTTTCCTGAGGCCCGGGTGTGCTTTCGCTCCGATGGCGCTGCTCGCCAGAGCATGCCTGTACTGGCCTCCCCACGACCTGAGGCGGTGCTGCTGCCGGTCTTTGCCGTGCAACTTCCGCCGCGCCCCGCTGTCCGACAGGCCCCGGCGCGCACCGGACGGGGCGGGTTTGCTTCCGAAGCGGCGACCGGGCGAAAATGAGCCGCGCCGCACGCTTTCCAGGTGGCCCTCCTTGTCTACAGCGGCTGCGCCGCCTGCGGCGTTCCGGACCCTGGCAGTTTCTGGCCGACGCGGCCACGGCCTGGCCATCCGTTCTCTGCCCGACTGCTTGCCGCGGGGACGGCCGATCCGGCGGAGCGCGGCGTGGCCTGGGCAGTGGCTCAGGGCGCTGCCCGTGTCTGGGGGGCGATATCGTTCAGCAAGGCCGGACTGCTACCGACCGGCCGGGAGAAAGGATAACCAGGATGCCGGGTGCATTGCTTCGTACGGGAACGCTGCGGGAGTTCAGGGCGCTCGGCGTCGATGGTCAGCCAGTCCATGGCGTGGCGCTGCAGTTGCGCGAGGCCATTCGCCTGAAGATGCATCGCGAGGCGGCCGACTGTCTGGCCATCCCGCAGTCCAACGAGACCGGCGATCGCATCGACTGGTACGCGCCATTCGAAGGGGATGTGGTGCCCTGGTCGGCGGCGACCCCGGAAGAGCGTCAACAGGCCCATGCCCGGCTCGAGGCGATGCAGGCGCAGCTGCGCACCACCGGTGAGAGCATGCGCAACGATGCGCAGAACCGCGAGAAGCAGGTCTTCGGCCGCCTGCTGGAAAAGGCCCTGCATTTTCCCGATGCCAACCATGTCTATCTGGTCAACGGCAGACCGGTGGTCACCTTCTGGGGCTTCACCCATCAACAGGCCGGCCAGCTGTCCGACCCCCTGGCCTGCCTGCAGACGGCCAGGCCGGCTGCGGCTGCCGTGGCGGACGCCGCGCTGCCGCCGCCCGTGGCGCCTGCGGTCGCGGCAAGATCCGGCTGGCGGCGCTGGCTGTGGCTGCTGCTTCTGCCGCTGCTCCTGCTGCTGGCGTTGTTCGTCATGCGCGCCTGCGCACCGAGTGTCGAGCTGCCGTTCGAGCTGTCCCATGTCGATCTGCCCGGCCTGCCGGCCAAGGAAACGACTCCGGAGGATGTCCGGCTGCGCGAGGAGGTCGTGGCGCTGGACAGGACCCTCGGCAATGCCGGAGTCGTCGGAGTGGAGGCTGGACCCGTGGAGGACGTGCAGGTGCCAGGCAAGGAGACGACCGTCGAGGATGTGCCGATCGAGGAAGTGTTGAGCAGCGAACCCGAAGCCGGCGAACCCACGGCGGAGGAGCCCGCGGCCGACGAACCCGTGGCGGAGGATCGGCAACCGCCCGCCGAGGAAGGGGAGCCCGAGCCGAAACCCGAAGACGCACAGGAGCCGCCGGTTCCGCCGCAGCTCGATGAGGAAAAGGCGGCCGACGAGCCGAAGGCCGTCCAGGAAGACTCGGCCAGGGCGCAGGAGGTGGCCAAGCCCATGAGCATCCCGCCCGAGGCGCAAAAGACGGGGTCGACCCGCTTCCTCGACGGCAACTGGCAGGCCGGCGCCGGCATCCAGGACGCCAGGACCGGCAAGCCGCTGCAGCTCGGCTACGACTTCAAGGACGGCCAGGGTCGGGTCAGTATCCGACGCGACGATGGCGTGCAATGCTCAGGTGTGGTGAACGCCTCGATGCAGGGCGGCAACCTGGCGATCGCCAGCCAGGGACAGGCGACCTGCAGCGACGGCAGCCGCTACCGCATGCCGGAAGTGACCTGCAAGCCGGATGCGCGCAGCGCGGCCGACTGCACCGGCCGCTACGGCGACCAGCAATTCCCCATGTCGATCCGCCAGGGCGGCAACTGAGGCGAGCACGAGCAGCATGTTTCCGGAAAAGACCGATTACGAAGACAGGATCACCCTGATCATGGGCAGCGGCATCCAGTTCCTGGATTTCGCCGTCAAACTGGAGTTGCGCCGCGAGCCGGCCGGCGAGTTCGTCCGGCCGCGCAGCGACGGTCCCCTGGTCCGGCTGCTGTTCGATCCGCGCAGCAACGGCTTCCATCATCCGGGCGAGCCGGGCAGGGCGGTGACGCCGGCCTTCAGCGTGGCGCCCGAGGATTCGCTGCGCCTGCTCAAGGGGCTCTGGCTGCCCCTGCCGTTCTTCCGCTGCAGCCCGCCGCGGCGTTTCGACGACGGCCCGAGCAACTGGTCGCGGGTGCGCATCGTCGAACTCGCCGAGGGCGAGGACCCGGACGGCAACACCCACCGCATCACCTTCGCCTTCGACACCAAGGTCTTCGACAGCCGCGAGGCCACCACCTACCTGGCGCCGACCCGCGAGGACGTCCGCGCCGGCGCCAGCTTCGCCCTGGCCCATCGAGCCGACGAGATGGGCTGGTTCCTCGACCTCGGCTGGATCGACGGCTGGCTGCGCGAGGTGTTCAGCGAGCAGGCGCGGCTGCCGCCGCTGCGCATGCAGCCCGACGACATCCAGGCCGAGTGCGAGCAGCTCCAGCATCAGGCGCACTACCTCAACTTGCTGCACCTGCTGGGCAGCCACCTGCCGGTGCCGGAACTCAAGGTGGTGTCCAACCGCGACAGCGACGTGCACAAGGCGATCCCGGTGGACATGGTGCTGGACGTCGGCAACTCGCGCACCTGCGGCATCCTGATCGAGGACCATCCGCAGGAGAACGACGGCCTGAGCAAGCGCTACGAACTGGAGCTGCGCGACCTGACCCGCCCCGAGCAGGTCTATCCGGAGCCCTTCGAGAGCCGCGTCGAGTTCGCCCAGGCGATGTTTGGCAAGGACCACTTCTCGGTGCAGAGCGGCCGCCGCGAGGCCTTCCTGTGGCCGACCATCGCCCGCGTCGGCCGCGAGGCCGGGCGCCTGGCCGGGCGCCGGCGCGGCACCGAAGGCTCGACCGGGCTGTCGAGTCCCAAGCGCTACCTGTGGGACGAGGACGGCTACGAGCCGGGCTGGCGCTTCAACTGCGCCGCGCTGCGTACCGAGAGCGAGCCGCACGCCACCGCCGCGCCGGTCGCCGGGCTGATCAACGAGAAGGGCCAGGCGCTCTACACGCTGCCCTTCGACGAGCGCATGCCGGTGTTCCACCCGCACTATTCGCGCAGCTCGCTGATGACCTTCATGCTCTCCGAGGTCCTCGGCCAGGCGCTGATGCAAATCAACAGCCCGTCGCAGCGCCTGCGCATGAGCCACTCGCGGGTGCCGCGCCACCTGCGCTCGATCATCCTCACCGTGCCGCCGTCAATGCCCAAGCCCGAGCGCGAGATCTTCGCCAAGTGCATGGAGCAGGCCATCGGCCTGGTCTGGAAGAGCCTCGGCTGGCATCCCGAGGACGATTCCGTCGACCTCAAGGACCCGAAGAGCCGCGAGAGCGCCTGGCCCTGGTTCCCCGAGGTCCATGTGCAGTGGGACGAGGCCACCTGCGGCCAGGTGGTCTACCTGTTCAACGAAACCCAGAACAACTTCGCCGGACGCTCGGAGGAATTCTTCGCCGCCATGGCGCGTCCGGACCAGCCGCACCGGGACCGCCTGACCATTGCCTCGATCGACATCGGCGGCGGCACCACGGATCTGGTGATCACCGAATACCGCCTCGACGACGGGGTCGGCGGCAACGTCTACATCAGCCCGGAGCAGCGCTTTCGCGACGGCTTCAAGGTCGCCGGCGACGACATCCTGCTCGACGTGATCCGCCAGTTCGTCCTGCCGGCGCTGCGCGAGGCACTGTCTCGCGCCGGCATCGCCGTGCCCGAGGCGCTGCTGTCGCGCTTGATCGGCAGCGAGCCCTTGGCCGTGCAGGAGGCCGTGCTGCGCCAGCAACTGAGCCTGCAGGTATTCGGTCCCATCGGCCTGCGTCTGCTCAAGGCCTACGAACAGTACGACCCGCTGGAGCCGGGCAGCCGGGTCAGCGCCACCTTCGGCGAGCTGCTCGGCGAGCGCCCGACCGAGGACGTGCTCGACTACGTCGCCGGCGCCGTGCGCCGCCAGCTGGGCAATGAGGCCGTGCCCTTCGACATCCTCGCCACCCCGCTGGACGTCAGCCTGCGGCGCATCCACGAAGCCTTCATCGGCGACCGCATGAGCATCGGCAAGACCATCCAGGCGCTCTGCGAGGTGGTCAACGCCTATCCCTGCGACGTGCTCCTGCTCACCGGCCGGCCCTCGTGCCTGCCCGGCGTGCAGGCGCTGTTCCGCGAACTGCTGCCGCTGCCGCCGGGGCGCATCCTGTCGCTCAACCAGTACCGCACCGGCGGCTGGTACCCCTTCAACAAGCTCGACCGCATCGAGGACCCGAAGACCACCGCGGCGGTTGGCGCCATGCTCTGCCTGCTGAGCCGCAGCCTGCGCCTGCCGAACTTCTACTTCCGCGTGGCGGCCTTCAAGTCCTACTCGACGCTCAGGCACCTGGGGCTGATCGACAACAACAACGTCCTCAAGGACAGCAACGTCTACTACCGCGACATCGACCTGGACGATCCCGACTACCGCCTGCCCGACACCCCCTTCGACATGCGCGGCACCATGCGCCTGGGCTTCCGCCAACTGGCCTGCGAGCGCTGGTCGGCCGCGCCGCTGTACATCCTCGGTATCGAGAACCCGAAACTGCGCGAGGAAATGGCCTCCAAGGGACTGGTGCTCAAGGTGCGCCTGGGCATCAAGCCGTCGCGCAACCCGGCCGAGGGCAGCGAGCGTTTCGAACTGCTCGGGGTGGAGTCGGACAACGGGGCGGTCAGTCGGGCGCATGTGCGGCTGAAGCTCAACACCCTGCCCGATGCCGGGCTGGGCGAGTCACAGTACTGGCTCGACAGTGGGAGTGTGTTTCGGAAATGAGTGTGGGAAGAGGGGTGTTTGGGGGGGCGGTCATGGTGCCGGGCCGGGCACTTTCCTCGGCTGACGCGACAGGTTTCGCCTTGCACGGCGAGTCACTTTTTCTTGCTTGGCCAAGAAAAAGTAACCAAAAAGAAGGCCACCCCCGTCGTCAGGCCCTGCGCTTCGCTCCGGGTTCCCTCGCTCCATCGCCGCTCCAGGGGGCCGGCCCGAAGGGCCATCCATGGCCCACGGGCCTTTCGCCGCATCCCTGCGGCTCAACCCCTTGCGCGGCGATTCCGTTCGGCCTGACGAAGGGGGAATGGGTGCAGTCCTCACCTCCGCGAATGAAAAGCAAAGAGCGAAAAGGCTTTTTCAGGATCGATCCCGAGCTTGCAGGCAACGCCCCAATCCCGTTCAGAAGGCCGAACGCAGGCGTCGTGGAGGGGGACGCGAGGCAGGACGCCGAGCAAGTCGCGAAGGGACAGGGACGTCCCTTCGTGACGTGCCCCCGGAGCGGCGCCGGAGGGAGGGAACCCCGGCGCAGCCGGGGCCGGATGATCGGGCGCGCTTTCTCTTTGGTTACTTTCTCTTTGCGCGCGCAAAGAGAAAGTGACTCGCCGTGCAAGGCGAAACCTGTCGCGTCAGCCGAGGAAAGCGCCCGGCTTGACACCAAACCTTCCCGCCAGCATCCCAAAACACCCCAGCTCCAGGCAGGAAGAGCGCCCGGCTCGGCACCGAAGCCCCAGACCACCAACGCCTCGCCCGCCCCACAGGGAACCCCGACCGATGACCTACCCTGACCAATCCCCCGAACGCCTGTCCCAGCGCTGGTCCGCCGTCCACGGCGGGGCGGGCGAGGCGATCCGCTGGATCGACGAGGTGCGCCACTTTGCGCCGCGTCTGGACAACGAGGCGGACGACCTGATCCTCAGCCTGCGCCGCGTGCGCAATACCGCGCGGCGCCTCGGCGCGGTTTCCGCGCTGCCGATGACCGTGGGCTTCTTCGGCCTGTCCCAGGCCGGCAAGTCCTACCTGATCTCCACCCTGGCGGCCGGCGCCAACGGCAAGCTGGAAACCGACCTGGGCGGCGACCGTCTGGACTTCCTCACCCACGTCAACCCGCCGGGCGGCGGCAAGGAGGCCACCGGCCTGGTGACGCGCTTCAGCCGCACCGCCCGCTCGGGACCGGCGGAATTCCCGCTGGAGCTCAAGCTGTTCGCCGAGATCGAGCTGGCCAAGGTCCTGGCCAACTCCTTCTTCAACGACTTCAACACCGAGAAGGTGCGCTACAGCTTCGACGAAACGGCGATCCGCCAGCTGCTCCGCGACCTGGAGCGGCGCCGCCAGCCGTACCCGGTGCCGGGCGTCGACGCCGACGCCGTGGTGGACCTGTGGGACTACCTGCAGGGCAGCTTCCCGGGTTCGCTGGGCGCGCTGGCGGCCTACTACTGGCCGACCGCGGTCGAGCTGGCGCCGAACCTGGCGCTGGAGGACCGC from Azotobacter salinestris carries:
- the atpD gene encoding F0F1 ATP synthase subunit beta, whose amino-acid sequence is MSSGRIVQIIGAVIDVEFPRDQVPNVYDALKVEGAQTTLEVQQQLGDGIVRSIAMGSTEGLKRGLNVNNTGAGIAVPVGTATLGRIMDVLGNPIDEAGPIGEEERWTIHRAAPSYAEQAGGNDLLETGIKVIDLVCPFAKGGKVGLFGGAGVGKTVNMMELIRNIAMEHSGYSVFAGVGERTREGNDFYHEMKDSNVLDKVALVYGQMNEPPGNRLRVALTGLTMAEKFRDEGRDVLLFVDNIYRYTLAGTEVSALLGRMPSAVGYQPTLAEEMGVLQERITSTKTGSITSVQAVYVPADDLTDPSPATTFAHLDATVVLSRDIASLGIYPAVDPLDSTSRQLDPLVIGQEHYDTARGVQYVLQRYKELKDIIAILGMDELSESDKQLVSRARKIQRFLSQPFFVAEVFTGSPGKYVPLKETIRGFAGILNGDYDHLPEQAFYMVGGIDEAIEKAKKL
- a CDS encoding F0F1 ATP synthase subunit epsilon; amino-acid sequence: MAMSVHCDIVSAEEELFSGLVEMVIAHANMGDVGILPGHMPLLTDLKPGPVRVIKQGGDEEIFYISGGFLEVQPSMVKVLADTATRAKDLDEVAAQEAVKAAQKALNEKGAEFDYGSAAARLAEAAAQLRTINELRKKYGRH
- a CDS encoding SrfA family protein, whose translation is MPGALLRTGTLREFRALGVDGQPVHGVALQLREAIRLKMHREAADCLAIPQSNETGDRIDWYAPFEGDVVPWSAATPEERQQAHARLEAMQAQLRTTGESMRNDAQNREKQVFGRLLEKALHFPDANHVYLVNGRPVVTFWGFTHQQAGQLSDPLACLQTARPAAAAVADAALPPPVAPAVAARSGWRRWLWLLLLPLLLLLALFVMRACAPSVELPFELSHVDLPGLPAKETTPEDVRLREEVVALDRTLGNAGVVGVEAGPVEDVQVPGKETTVEDVPIEEVLSSEPEAGEPTAEEPAADEPVAEDRQPPAEEGEPEPKPEDAQEPPVPPQLDEEKAADEPKAVQEDSARAQEVAKPMSIPPEAQKTGSTRFLDGNWQAGAGIQDARTGKPLQLGYDFKDGQGRVSIRRDDGVQCSGVVNASMQGGNLAIASQGQATCSDGSRYRMPEVTCKPDARSAADCTGRYGDQQFPMSIRQGGN
- a CDS encoding virulence factor SrfB, yielding MFPEKTDYEDRITLIMGSGIQFLDFAVKLELRREPAGEFVRPRSDGPLVRLLFDPRSNGFHHPGEPGRAVTPAFSVAPEDSLRLLKGLWLPLPFFRCSPPRRFDDGPSNWSRVRIVELAEGEDPDGNTHRITFAFDTKVFDSREATTYLAPTREDVRAGASFALAHRADEMGWFLDLGWIDGWLREVFSEQARLPPLRMQPDDIQAECEQLQHQAHYLNLLHLLGSHLPVPELKVVSNRDSDVHKAIPVDMVLDVGNSRTCGILIEDHPQENDGLSKRYELELRDLTRPEQVYPEPFESRVEFAQAMFGKDHFSVQSGRREAFLWPTIARVGREAGRLAGRRRGTEGSTGLSSPKRYLWDEDGYEPGWRFNCAALRTESEPHATAAPVAGLINEKGQALYTLPFDERMPVFHPHYSRSSLMTFMLSEVLGQALMQINSPSQRLRMSHSRVPRHLRSIILTVPPSMPKPEREIFAKCMEQAIGLVWKSLGWHPEDDSVDLKDPKSRESAWPWFPEVHVQWDEATCGQVVYLFNETQNNFAGRSEEFFAAMARPDQPHRDRLTIASIDIGGGTTDLVITEYRLDDGVGGNVYISPEQRFRDGFKVAGDDILLDVIRQFVLPALREALSRAGIAVPEALLSRLIGSEPLAVQEAVLRQQLSLQVFGPIGLRLLKAYEQYDPLEPGSRVSATFGELLGERPTEDVLDYVAGAVRRQLGNEAVPFDILATPLDVSLRRIHEAFIGDRMSIGKTIQALCEVVNAYPCDVLLLTGRPSCLPGVQALFRELLPLPPGRILSLNQYRTGGWYPFNKLDRIEDPKTTAAVGAMLCLLSRSLRLPNFYFRVAAFKSYSTLRHLGLIDNNNVLKDSNVYYRDIDLDDPDYRLPDTPFDMRGTMRLGFRQLACERWSAAPLYILGIENPKLREEMASKGLVLKVRLGIKPSRNPAEGSERFELLGVESDNGAVSRAHVRLKLNTLPDAGLGESQYWLDSGSVFRK